A single Phragmites australis chromosome 4, lpPhrAust1.1, whole genome shotgun sequence DNA region contains:
- the LOC133915941 gene encoding hexosyltransferase GAUT11-like — MRRRAQEYRRPLRRRLPDWIWWLLGIFLIVGLMLFVLHHNQKEQFRPPVVDKGSEAKEAPHEKVNFTEELLSSTSFARQLADQMTLAKAYVILAKEHDNLQLAWELSSQIRNCQRLLSEGAVSGRAITQEEAHPIISRLAWLIYKAQDSHYDISSTIVTLKSHALALEERAKAAVVQSAEFGQLAAESFPKNLHCLTVKLTEEWLRNLKHRSQSEEHRNSTRLVDNNLYHFCIFSDNVLATSVVVNSTVSNANHPQQLVFHVVTDRIHFGAMSTWFLINDFKGCTVEVRCIDEFSWLNASSSPLVRQLSEIETQGYYYSAGSKNLEREIKFHNPKFVSLLNHLRFYIPQILPNLEKVVFLDDDVVVQKDLTQLFSIELHGNVIGAVETCLESFHRYNKYLNFSHPTISSKIDPHTCGWAFGMNIFDLIAWRKANATALYQYWQEQNSDLLLWRTGTLPAGLLTFYGLMEPLDRRWHILGLGYDVDIDDRLIESAAVVHYNGNMKPWLKLGIRRYKYIWERYVNFSHLYLRECMLH, encoded by the exons ATGCGGAGGCGGGCACAAGAGTACCGGCGCCCGTTGCGGCGACGGCTGCCAGATTGGATCTGGTGGCTTCTCGGGATCTTCCTCATCGTCGGGCTCATGCTTTTCGTCCTGCACCACAACCAGAAGGAGCAGTTCCGGCCGCCTGTCGTA GATAAGGGTTCAGAAGCCAAGGAAGCCCCTCATGAGAAGGTGAATTTCACAGAAGAACTCTTGAGTAGCACATCATTTGCACGACAATTAGCAGATCAGATGACTCTAGCCAAGGCATATGTCATCCTTGCAAAAGAGCACGACAACCTTCAGCTTGCATGGGAACTCAGTTCCCAGATAAGGAATTGTCAAAGATTGCTATCTGAAGGGGCTGTTAGTGGGAGAGCCATCACTCAAGAAGAAGCCCATCCTATAATAAGCCGTCTAGCATGGTTAATATACAAAGCACAGGACTCTCATTATGATATCAGCTCAACCATAGTGACATTGAAGAGCCATGCCCTTGCACTAGAGGAGCGTGCAAAGGCAGCAGTTGTTCAGAGTGCTGAGTTTGGTCAGTTAGCTGCAGAATCCTTTCCCAAGAATCTGCACTGCTTAACTGTGAAACTGACGGAAGAGTGGCTTCGTAACCTGAAGCATAGGAGTCAATCAGAGGAGCACCGGAATTCCACACGATTGGTAGACAATAATCTGTATCACTTCTGTATATTCTCTGATAATGTGCTGGCCACTTCAGTTGTTGTCAATTCTACAGTCTCCAATGCAAATCACCCACAGCAGCTTGTGTTTCATGTGGTCACAGACAGGATCCATTTTGGTGCGATGTCAACTTGGTTCCTCATAAATGACTTCAAAGGTTGCACTGTTGAAGTCCGCTGCATAGATGAGTTCTCATGGTTGAATGCTTCTTCATCTCCTCTGGTCAGGCAGCTATCTGAGATTGAAACTCAGGGTTACTATTACTCAGCCGGCTCAAAAAATCTTGAAAGAGAAATAAAATTCCATAACCCAAAGTTTGTTTCTCTGCTAAACCATTTGCGGTTCTACATTCCTCAGATACTCCCCAACTTGGAGAAGGTGGtatttcttgatgatgatgttgtgGTGCAAAAGGACCTGACACAGCTGTTCTCCATAGAATTGCATGGTAACGTCATTGGAGCTGTGGAAACTTGTTTAGAGTCGTTTCATCGGTACAATAAGTACCTCAATTTCTCGCACCCAACTATCagctccaaaattgatccaCATACATGTGGATGGGCTTTTGGAATGAACATCTTTGACTTAATAGCTTGGAGGAAGGCAAATGCCACTGCACTTTATCAATATTGGCAAGAGCAAAATTCTGATCTGTTGCTCTGGAGGACAGGTACACTTCCTGCAGGTCTTTTGACATTTTATGGCCTGATGGAGCCCCTAGACCGCAGATGGCACATCTTGGGTCTGGGGTATGATGTAGACATAGATGATCGGTTGATTGAGAGTGCTGCTGTGGTACACTATAATGGGAACATGAAACCCTGGCTGAAGTTGGGTATTCGCCGTTACAAGTATATATGGGAGCGGTATGTCAATTTCTCGCACCTGTATCTTAGAGAATGTATGTTGCATTAG